The genomic stretch CGGGGCTCAGAGCGGATGAGCTCATCGAGATGAAGGAGGCGGTTGGCAGATCCCTCAGGGCAATGGCGAGGGAGCTGGAGGAGGGGGGCTTCGACGCGGACTACAGGGTCGACTTCGGCGACCCTGCAGAGGTCGCCCTCTCCCTGGCGTCTAGCGACCTCTTCGACTTCGTCATCGTTATAGTCGGGAAGGGCTCGAGGAAGCTGGAGGAGGCGGGAGTGGCAAGGCTTTTAATGAGCAGGCTCCCGGGCAAGGTGATGGCCCTGAGGAGGTGATCCCTTGCTAGTGATACTCAACATATACGCTGAGCTCGACAGGCTTGATGACATAGTGGAGAGGCTGAGGAGAATGGAGGAGGTCTTGGACCTGTACGAGGTCACCGGGGATTACGATATAGTGGCAGTGATTGAGGTGGACTCCGTGGAGGAGTTCAGGAGCAGCATAATAAGGAAGCTGACCGAGATAAAGGGAGTGAGGGGAACGAACAGCTTCGTCGTGCTGCACACGCACAAGAGGGAGGGGAGGCTGGTGGAGGAGTGAGCCCCAGGAAGAGGGTGCTCCTTCCGGTGACCTGCAGATTCTCCCCGGACCTCCTCAAGGTCCTCCTAATAGGCAGGCTCGGCCTCAAGGATGTCGAGGTCACCCTGCTCAGGGTCCTGAAGGTCCCCCCGTCCTCCCCCCTGGATGAGGGTCCCTTCTCTGAGGATGTCAGCAGGGAGGAGAGGGAGCTCAGGGAGCTGGCCGGGAAGCTGATTGAGGCGGGCATAGGCGCTGAGGTGAGGGTTTTCCTGGCCAGGG from Candidatus Korarchaeota archaeon NZ13-K encodes the following:
- a CDS encoding Lrp/AsnC family transcriptional regulator, whose protein sequence is MILNIYAELDRLDDIVERLRRMEEVLDLYEVTGDYDIVAVIEVDSVEEFRSSIIRKLTEIKGVRGTNSFVVLHTHKREGRLVEE